The Streptomyces sp. ALI-76-A nucleotide sequence CCGGCCTCGTCGTGCGGGTCCAGGCCCAGGTCGATCAGGCTGTGACCACAGCGGATGCCAGGATGGCATTCGACTCGCAGTCACCTTCCACCTCGACTGACTTTGGACGTGAACAGAAAGACTAGTTGCAGCCTTGTCGAATGCTCTATGAGAGTATTAGCGTGAAGAGCGTTCGGCGGGACTCAATACCTTGTCCGGACGATGTGACTGATCGCGGCCGACTTGTCAGAGGGCAGTCGGAACGAACGGAAGGAAGAGATCATGGCACTTCTCAAGGGCAAGGGCGCGATGACCGGAGTCAACCTCATCGCGAAGGTCTACAAGAACGGCGTCACCAAGGACGGCAAGTCCCAGTACGCCGACGTCCAGCTCGACGCTCGAGATCCGCGCGGTCCGGAGCAGACGAACCTGCATCTGAAGTCCGATCGGGTTCAGGGTGAGGACGGCAAGGTCCGCTACAACAACGGCGCTCCGTACTCCACCGGTCAGATGGAGGAGATTGTCAAGGCTGCGGGTCCGAACACCGAGCCGATCCTGAACAAGGACGGCACTGAGGTCGGCACCATCTACGGCTTCAAGGGCAACGTGATGCCCGCGACGCGCGGCACTGGCCTGGTGGTTAACACCAAGTCCGTCGAGGCCTCCGAGTTCAAGGTCGACGACAAGACGCTGGACAACCAGTTCGCGTCCATGCGCGCCGCCCGCGAGGCACGGGCGGCGGCCAAGGAGTCGCAGGCTCAGGCCCCGGCTCCCGAGGCCAAGCAGGAGCAGGCAGCTGAGGTCGAGGTCGACGAGCCGGCGGTCGGCTGAGACCGAGGTCGAGTTAAGCCCTATTCGAAAAGCCCCTGGATGTCACTTGGTGAACTCGCCGTCGTCGCAAGCGGAATGCTCGCTGTCGGCCTCGCTGCCGTGGGTGCCTCGACGTACTCACGGCGCCGCTCCCGTCAGGGCGATCAGCCAGCTTCGCACGGCTGATCCACAGATCCCCAGCGCGTCCGCCGCGCTGGGCGGGGGCCGCGTCTCCAGCGTCCCCCGCACCTCGACGAACACCTCCAACCGAAGGTTTCTTCTCATGCGATCCGCCATCCGCAACGCCGTCATGACGACGACGGCCACCGCGGTCCTGCTCGGCGGCCTCGCCGCCGTCGCCACGCCCGCGTCCGCCGTCGGCTCGTCCGCCTGCACCCGCAACGACCGCAACCACTCCGTGTGGGGCCCCAACCTGGAGTGGCCGAACATCCGCACCGGCCCCGGCGTGGCCTACAAGTCCAAGGGCCACCTCGACTCCGCCGGCGAGTTCTGGGTGGAGTGCTCCGCCGTCAACAAGTACGGCAACCGCTGGTACTACGGGGAGAGCCTCTCCTCCAGCTCGTACGGCACGAAGGGCTGGGTCGCCGCCAGCTGGTTCTAGCACCACCGCGCGACGCCGACGCGACGCGCCCCCACACCGCTCCCTCCTGGAGCGACCGGGCAGAAACGCCCTGACCTGACCACGGCCAGGCCCGCCTTCCAGGCCCCGGCGACGCCGGTGACACGACACCCCGCCAGCGCCTGCCCACCGACCTCTCGCCGAGGCACACCCCTACCCAACCACACCCCTTTTATGGAGGTTTGCACATGTATGCACGTCACATAGCCGTACTCGCAGCCACCGCGGCCGCCGTCGCCCTGCCGCTGCTGTCCGCCCCGGCGGCCACCGCCGCGCCGCAGTCGGTCGCCACCGCGGTGCCCGCCTCGTCCTGCACCACCAACCCCTACCTTCCGTGGGCGGTGCACGGCACCAGCGCGGTGACCATCCGCTCGAAGGCGACCACCAAGTCGACCGCGGTCGGGGTCCTCTACAAGTCGCACAAGTTCACGGTGCACAAGACCACCAAGGGCGCGACCTGGGTGTACATCACCGACAAGAACACCAAGAAGACGGGCTGGGTCTCCGGCAAGTACGTCTACCGCGACGTGCGCATGTGCCTGGACTGAGGCACCGCCTCACTTCCGTGCCCCGGGCCGCCCGGCCCGGGGCACCTCCGCCTGGCCTGCCCCCTCGGCGCCGCGCTTCCACTCCAGCCCTCACCCCAGTCCGGCAGGGTTCCGCGAGTCCGAATACGGCGGGTGAGCGACCCGCGACCAGTGCATGGAACGAAAGGCCCCGGAGTCCACTCCGGGGCCTTTCGTATTCTCCATTCAATGCCCTATTGAATGCTACCGGTGATAGGATTTCGACTGATTTTCCAGTTAAATCTTCAGTCCAGTCGAGAGGTCTTGCGCGGCATGTTCCACGAGGCACAGCTCAACGAGCGCTACCCACTCCTGTCCAAGCTCTCGGAGCCACTGAAGAAGGCCGAGCGCGACATCGTCGGCCGTGAGCACGAGACGATGCAGCTGCTGGCCTCGATGAGCCGCCCTGAGCTGTGCAATGCGCTTCTACTGGCCGAGGCCGGAACGGGAAAGACCGCATTGGTCCAGGCCACGATGCTCGTGGATCCGGGCCGCCTCTACCTGGAGGTGGACCCGGCGCGCATGATCTCCGAGGCGGGCAACGCCGAGAACATGGCCTCGAAGCTCAAGGGTTTCTTCGACGAGGCCGAGGACTTCGTCAAGGACGAGAAGCACGAAGTGGTGCTCTTCATCGACGAGTTCCACCAGATCATCCAGCTCTCCGACGCCGCTGTCGAGGCCATCAAGCCGGTCCTCGCGGCTTCGGGAACCCGAGGCATCAGGATCATCGCGGCGACGACCTACGAGGAGTTCCACAAGCACATCTCGCCGAACCAGCCGCTCGTCGAGCGCCTGCAGCGCATCAACCTCAACCCGCCGGACCAGGCGACGACCATCAAGATCCTGCAGGGCATGGCCGAACGGTACGGGGTGGCCGACGAGTTCTACGACGACCACGTCTTCCGGCAGATCTACGAGTACACCCAGCGCTACATGCCGGCCAGCGCCCAGCCGCGCAAGTCGATCCTCGTGCTCGACTCCATGGTCGGCTGGCATCGCCTGACGCACCGGCCGATGGACCGGGACCTGCTCTCGGACGTGCTCATGGAGTCCCTGAACGTGAACGTCGCATTCCGGGTCGACGGCGCGAAGATCAAGAAGCAGCTGGACGCCAAGGTGTTCAGCCAGGACTGGGCGACCGGCGCGGTGGCGCGTCGTCTGCAGTTGTCGGTGGCGGACCTCAACGACAAGGGAAAGCCGATGGCGAGCCTGCTGTTCACGGGATCGACGGGAACGGGGAAATTCTGCATCGACTCGACGCAGGTTCCTGTCTACTCGAGCGACGGCGAGACCACCTGGAAGCTGCACGGCGACCTGGTCCCGGGCGACAGAGTGTTCGGTCGCCAAGGTCACCCGGTCGAGGTGCTCGGACACTTCCCGCAGGGCATGCAGGACGTCTACCGGGTCACGCTCTGGGACGGCCGGACTCTCGACGTTGGAGGACCGCACTTGTGGACGGTCTACACAGCCAAGCAGCGGTCGAAGAAGCATGCGGGCAAGGACGTCGCGCCGATGGTCCTGAGCACGCAGGAAATGGTCGAGCGTGGCGTCGTGCGGACCTACCCCGGCGACTCTCGGGAAGATCTGAAGTTCTTCATCCCGGCGAACGGACCGGTGCACTGGCCGGAGCAGGACTTCGACGTCGATCCGTACGTCTTGGGCGTCCTCATCGGTAACGGGTGCCTCACTGAGAGGCAGCTGACGCTCTCGTCTGACGGGGACGACGCCGACCACACCGTGTGGATGGTGGGCGAATGGCTGGGGTCGGCACCGAAGTCGTACGGACACAACTACAGCTGGGTCTTCCCTGTCGGTGTTGGCCCGGTGGAGGACTGCCGCGATTCGCTGTACCAGACGAAGGACGTGCTTGCCTCGGTTCCCGATCTGATCGGTGCGCGCTCGGCGGAGCGCCGTATCCCGGAGAGGTACAAACACGGATCGGTACAGCAGCGGTGGGCGCTGGTGCGGGGCCTTTTCGACACCGACGGATCGATCGGTGCCTCGAACGACCGCTTCAACGTCTCGTACTCGACGTTCTCCAAGGGGCTCACGGAGGACCTTAGGGAGGTGCTGTTCTCGCTTGGCGTCTCGAACACGATCAAGTCGTGGACACGCACGAAGGAGGGCGGGCGCGAACTGGTCGAGTACGGCGTGCACGTGAAGGTCGGCAACGAGGATAAGGCCCGGTTCTTCTCCCTCCCCCGCAAGCACGAGATCGCACGGTGCGCGGCCATCGAGACCTCGGGTCGTAAGCGCGTGAAGAAGTTCGACATGGTCGGCATCGCGTCGATCGAGAAGCTGCCGGAGCAGCAGAGCTCGTCGTGCATCTACGTCAACGACGAGGAGCACCTCTACCAGGCTGGTCAGTTCGTGGTCACGCACAACACGGAGCTCACGAAGCAGCTGGCACGACTACTGTTCGGTGACGACCAGCGGCACCTGATCCGGTTCGACATGACGGAGTACGCCGAGGACTCGTCGTTCGCGGCGTTCCGTTCTGAGCTCACCAAGCGCGTGTGGGCCCTCTCCCACGCTGTGCTGCTTTTCGACGAGGTCGAGAAGGCCTCGGCGATGGTGACACGCGTGCTGCTGCAGGTGCTCGACGACGGCCGGCTCAACGACGCCAACAACCGCGAGGTGAGCTTCCTCAACACCTACATCGTGCTGACGACGAACGCCGGCTCGGAGATCTACAAGGACATCGCGCAGTACGCGGCGGACGACACCGGGTCGGGCAAGCAGCTGCTGGAGTACGAGAAGCTCATCCGCCGCTCGATCTCCTCGACGACGGGCAACAACCGGTTTCCGCCCGAGCTGCTGGGCCGTATCGACGCGATCGTGCCTTTCCAGCCGCTGTCGCTGCTGACGCAACAAAAGATCGTGTGGAAGAAGCTGCGCCAGATGGTGCAGGAGGTGTTCGTCAAGCACAACGTGCGCATCGACGTCGATGCGAGGGTCCTGCAGTACCTCATCGAGGACAAGGGCGATACCGCCTCTGATGCCGGCGGTGCGCGTGCGGCTGTGGCGAGGCTGACCGACGAGGTCACCACCGCGGTGGCGACCTTCCTCAACGAGCACCCCTCGGAACGGCGTATCCGCATCGACGTCGTCGGCGACCTGGTCAGCGACGACAAGAACCTGCTGAGTTCCGACGCCTACGTCGAGGTCAGCGCGGTGCGATGAACCGGTCCGAGGACGGCGGGAACGAGTCGACTCATGAGTCGATAGCCCATCCATGCCCCGTGATTGCCTATCGCGATAGAGAGGCGATAAGATACCCATAAACTAGGTGAACTGTGTTTTATTAACGGAGGGATCGCGCATCAATGGGCATTCTGGGTACGGCAACGGGAAGCCGCAGGAAGGAGCGGAAGAAGAAGCCCGACGAGCTTCTGGCCTCCGTGGTGAGAGAAACGGCGATCCCGGCGGCGGTAGAGCTGCTGCGGTCGAACACGCAGTTCGTCTTTCCCAGCGGTACGGCCTGGGTGATGCTCGTGCTCGCAGCCGACTCGATCGGTGGCTTGAGCAAGCGGCACGGCCGGAACGAGGCGAAGGGCTCGATCATCGAGCTCATCAGCTCCGACCAGATCCGCACGGTGGCCACGGCGGAGATGCTCGAAGAGGAGGTCTTCGGCATCATCCCCACCGACGAGACTCTCGCGCGCATGGAGGAGTACTCGCTGCTCACCGGTGCCACCTACGCCTGGGCCGTCGTGTGGCAGAAGCCCAGCGGCGATCTGCTCGTCGATCTCGTGAACGATGCGACCTTCGCGCAGGCACGCTTTGTCGCTGCAGGTACCACGAGCCTCGAAGAAGCCGTGGGCAAGAAGGCATGGGAAGAGCACAGCGGCCTGGCCGCCGAGGCTGGAGCCACTGCCCCCGCGGTCCTCGGGGAGGACGAGGGGGATGCGATCTTCGAGGGAATCCCCGGTGACGAGGGGGCTGCCAAGGGCCTGGACGACGAGCCGCTCTTCAGCGACGTCGTCGACGCGGATGAAGGGGCGGACGCACCCATGCTCGGCGAGGACGCCGCAGGTATCGACGACGCGGGCGCCGTC carries:
- a CDS encoding SH3 domain-containing protein produces the protein MYARHIAVLAATAAAVALPLLSAPAATAAPQSVATAVPASSCTTNPYLPWAVHGTSAVTIRSKATTKSTAVGVLYKSHKFTVHKTTKGATWVYITDKNTKKTGWVSGKYVYRDVRMCLD
- a CDS encoding AAA family ATPase, giving the protein MIGFRLIFQLNLQSSREVLRGMFHEAQLNERYPLLSKLSEPLKKAERDIVGREHETMQLLASMSRPELCNALLLAEAGTGKTALVQATMLVDPGRLYLEVDPARMISEAGNAENMASKLKGFFDEAEDFVKDEKHEVVLFIDEFHQIIQLSDAAVEAIKPVLAASGTRGIRIIAATTYEEFHKHISPNQPLVERLQRINLNPPDQATTIKILQGMAERYGVADEFYDDHVFRQIYEYTQRYMPASAQPRKSILVLDSMVGWHRLTHRPMDRDLLSDVLMESLNVNVAFRVDGAKIKKQLDAKVFSQDWATGAVARRLQLSVADLNDKGKPMASLLFTGSTGTGKFCIDSTQVPVYSSDGETTWKLHGDLVPGDRVFGRQGHPVEVLGHFPQGMQDVYRVTLWDGRTLDVGGPHLWTVYTAKQRSKKHAGKDVAPMVLSTQEMVERGVVRTYPGDSREDLKFFIPANGPVHWPEQDFDVDPYVLGVLIGNGCLTERQLTLSSDGDDADHTVWMVGEWLGSAPKSYGHNYSWVFPVGVGPVEDCRDSLYQTKDVLASVPDLIGARSAERRIPERYKHGSVQQRWALVRGLFDTDGSIGASNDRFNVSYSTFSKGLTEDLREVLFSLGVSNTIKSWTRTKEGGRELVEYGVHVKVGNEDKARFFSLPRKHEIARCAAIETSGRKRVKKFDMVGIASIEKLPEQQSSSCIYVNDEEHLYQAGQFVVTHNTELTKQLARLLFGDDQRHLIRFDMTEYAEDSSFAAFRSELTKRVWALSHAVLLFDEVEKASAMVTRVLLQVLDDGRLNDANNREVSFLNTYIVLTTNAGSEIYKDIAQYAADDTGSGKQLLEYEKLIRRSISSTTGNNRFPPELLGRIDAIVPFQPLSLLTQQKIVWKKLRQMVQEVFVKHNVRIDVDARVLQYLIEDKGDTASDAGGARAAVARLTDEVTTAVATFLNEHPSERRIRIDVVGDLVSDDKNLLSSDAYVEVSAVR